In Sorghum bicolor cultivar BTx623 chromosome 8, Sorghum_bicolor_NCBIv3, whole genome shotgun sequence, one genomic interval encodes:
- the LOC110437521 gene encoding uncharacterized protein LOC110437521, protein MRYAIRLHFPTSNNVAEYEALVNGLHIATELGIKWLDVRGDSRLIIDQVMKESSCHDPKMDAYCKVVRRLEEKFDGLELNHVLRKYNEATDALAKMASEWATVPPDVFVSDLYKPSIDYKEDGGSDPPPTNLGLDLEPPTAPEPEAMDIESEAPARDDLSNWRYPLLQRLIDGTLPPDQAEARRIARHAKALVLLDGEMYKRSPSGILMHCITHQEGIKLLEEIHSGACGHHAAPRTLVGNSFRQGFYWPTAVADATQIVWTCEGCQFYARQIHLQAQALQTIPITWPFAVCGLDLVGPLQKALGGFTHLLLAIDKFSKRIEVQPITRIKAEQAVLFCTDIIHRFGVPNSIITDNGTQFTGQKFLEFCDRHHIQKSGSKSYQP, encoded by the exons atgcgatacgcaatCCGACTCCACTTCCCCACCTCAAACAACGTAGCGGAgtatgaggcccttgtcaatggtctcCATATCGCGACTGAGCTTGGGATCAAGTGGCTCGATGTCCGAGGCGACTCTAGGCTCATCATTGACCaggtcatgaaagagtctagtTGCCATGATCCCAAGATGGATGCGTACTGCAAAGTAGTTCGGCGCCTGGAggaaaagttcgacggcctcgaacttaaccacgtgttGAGAAAATACAATGAGGCCACCGATGCACTTGCAAAAATGGCATCCGAGTGGGCTACGGTCCCCCCGGACGTCTTTGTCAGTGACCTCTACAAGCCCTCCATCGACTACAAAGAAGATGGGGGCTCGGATCCTCCCCCAACCAACCTAGGTCTTGATCTCGAGCCCCCCACGGCACCCGAACCAGAAGCTATGGACATCGAGTCCGAGGCTCCTGCACGAGACGATTTGTCGAATTGGCGCTATCCACTCCTACAACGCCTCATCGACGGCACTTTGCCCCCAGATCAAGCCGAGGCACGACGAATAGCTCGTCACGCCAAAGCCTTGGTACTTCTCGATGGAGAGATGTACAAGCGTAGCCCCTCGGGAATTCTCATGCACTGCATCACCCATCAGGAAGGAATCAAGCTCCTTGAGGagatacactcgggggcttgtggccaccatgctgcgcCTCGGACGCTAGTAGGAAAttccttccgacaaggcttctactggcccaccgcgGTGGCTGACGCCACACAGATCGTCTGGacctgtgaaggatgccagttttatGCTCGGCAGATCCACCTCCAAGCTCAGGCTCTacagacgatccccatcacttGGCCCTTTGCTGTTTGTGGCCTCGACCTCgtcgggcctctgcagaaaGCGCTCGGGGGCTTCACTCACTTACTTctcgcaatcgacaagttctccaagagGATTGAGGTCCAACCCATCACAAGAATCAAGGCCGAGCAAGCAGTGCTGTTTTGCACTGACATtatccatcgatttggagtgCCTAACTCCATCATCACGGATaatggcacacagttcaccgggcaAAAATTCCTGGagttctgcgacagacaccacatac AAAAAagtggctcaaagagctaccagCCGTAA